In a genomic window of Colius striatus isolate bColStr4 chromosome 2, bColStr4.1.hap1, whole genome shotgun sequence:
- the SLC30A1 gene encoding proton-coupled zinc antiporter SLC30A1, which produces MCGGMAAKGPGGPRWWQNRRARLLCMLALTFLFFVVEVVVSRVTSSLAMLSDSFHMLSDVMALVVALVAVRFAQRTRATKKNTFGWVRAEVMGALVNAVFLTALCFTILLEAIERFTEPHEIQQPLVVIGVGVAGLIINLLGLCLFNHHGVGGHGHSHGHGHSHSGRQHPRSGPKAEQQPGDGEAALHREETSTLVENCSSSNGVGQEKLGDMKDDMADLQVNGNAGHYPLDVEEVEEDSSAQLNMRGVFLHVFGDALGSVIVVVNALLFYGLWNPCPKDRPCFNPCVNNHCMENATLSQTLGRANGSEAESIPVAGPCWLLYLDPVLCLIMVCILLYTTYPLLRESALILLQTVPKQIDVHSLNSKLRTLEGVEAVHELHIWQLAGSRIIGTAHIKCPDPSTYMMVAKRIKEIFHDEGIHATTIQPEFASVGSESGRGKCEFPCRTQCALKQCCGTGEDSTAKKTEKSSSLSISCSEVVIDFPKARRTKSESIPSVKLAANIDQNEQFESSL; this is translated from the exons ATGTGCGGGGGGATGGCGGCGAAGGGGCCGGGCGGGCCGCGGTGGTGGCAGAACCGGCGGGCGCGGCTGCTGTGCATGCTGGCGCTCACCTTCCTCTTCTTCGTAGTGGAGGTCGTGGTGAGCCGGGTCACGTCGTCGCTGGCCATGCTCTCCGACTCCTTCCACATGCTCTCCGATGTCATGGCCCTGGTCGTGGCGCTGGTGGCCGTGCGCTTCGCCCAGCGCACCCGCGCCACCAAGAAGAACACCTTCGGGTGGGTGCGGGCCGAGGTGATGGGCGCCCTCGTCAACGCCGTCTTCCTCACCGCCCTCTGCTTCACCATCCTGCTGGAGGCCATCGAGCGCTTCACGGAGCCCCACGAGATCCAGCAGCCGCTGGTGGTCATCGGCGTGGGGGTGGCGGGGCTCATCATCAACCTGCTGGGGCTCTGCCTCTTCAACCACCACGGCGTTGGGGGCCACGGCCACTCCCACGGCCACGGGCACTCGCACAGCGGCAGGCAGCACCCCCGCAGCGGCCCCAAGGCCGAGCAGCAACCTGGGGACGGGGAGGCTGCGCTGCACCGGGAAGAGACCAGCACCTTAGTGgagaactgcagcagctccaacgGAGTCGGCCAGGAGAAGCTGG GCGACATGAAAGACGACATGGCTGACCTACAAGTGAATGGCAACGCTGGCCATTATCCTCTGGATGTCGAGGAGGTTGAAGAAGACTCCAGTGCACAGCTTAACATGCGTGGAgtttttctgcatgtttttgGAGATGCCTTAGGTTCAGTGATTGTGGTAGTGAATGCCTTGCTCTTTTATGGGTTGTGGAATCCATGCCCCAAAGATAGGCCCTGCTTTAATCCATGTGTCAATAATCATTGCATGGAAAATGCTACTTTATCCCAAACACTTGGCAGAGCAAACGGGTCTGAGGCAGAGAGCATTCCGGTGGCTGGTCCATGCTGGTTGCTATATTTAGATCCCGTCCTTTGTCTGATAATGGTTTGTATCCTCCTTTACACAACTTACCCGTTACTTAGGGAGTCGGCCCTTATACTTCTACAGACTGTTCCCAAACAAATAGATGTTCATTCTCTGAACTCCAAATTGCGTACCCTTGAAGGAGTTGAAGCAGTCCACGAGCTACACATCTGGCAGCTAGCAGGCAGTAGGATCATTGGCACCGCTCACATAAAGTGTCCCGACCCCTCCACGTACATGATGGTGGCCAAGCGCATCAAGGAGATTTTTCACGACGAGGGGATTCACGCAACCACCATTCAGCCCGAGTTTGCTAGCGTTGGCTCTGAGTCTGGGAGAGGGAAATGCGAGTTCCCTTGCAGGACTCAGTGTGCTTTGAAGCAATGTTGCGGAACAGGAGAAGATAGTACtgcaaagaagacagaaaaatcttCGTCACTTAGCATTTCCTGTTCAGAAGTTGTCATCGACTTTCCGAAAGCCAGGAGGACTAAGTCGGAGAGCATCCCTTCGGTTAAGCTAGCGGCCAACATCGATCAGAACGAGCAGTTTGAGTCATCTTTGTAA